A window of the Branchiostoma lanceolatum isolate klBraLanc5 chromosome 13, klBraLanc5.hap2, whole genome shotgun sequence genome harbors these coding sequences:
- the LOC136446979 gene encoding uncharacterized protein — MLAVRRAVERRDPDNPDQPADPQVGLEAEVDSLLVPVIFYSQLGYQYFNSILNGPFLKACLQTELEKVGYKEPINVSVEKWELPNLPEGGAGPLMGMMRVQDWLAEIPEKVSLLDTAAGDSGIPEDASSVAGVSTVASWEDVEEAGPSQAKRARLPQQPPAQATPTAQQAELQEGPLKRQRAGLLKHKDSPTAQQAELQEGPLKWLRAMLLQHKDSPTAQTYLKAYSCLERGEAMVTRGGYQEGEGVEHLLEGVILMEFGLHQVVNTILYDQSGLHLDKAKLNQLTSTQLQANPNSTPYLLIQALQLPWGHSRQQAINHVIDVVLQHGETDPMYKYLAYIYFTLGFTIYQPTRQPAPALSAYASALMHKSDHLLTLYFTADCSRGVSVPQTIRQFHHYIHTAPTDHLWVPWAHYHLVTLYGQQDPSVHRDRILHHYNMAQQADRNRLPVFNPVPIWLTDKAKRVYEQVMAQPHK; from the exons ATGCTGGCTGTCCGTCGGGCTGTTGAGAGGAGGGACCCCGACAACCCCGACCAGCCAGCCGACCCACAGGTGGGGTTGGAGGCAGAGGTGGACTCCCTCCTGGTTCCTGTCATCTTCTACTCCCAGCTGGGCTACCAATACTTCAACTCCATCCTGAACGGCCCCTTCCTTAAGGCCTGCCTCCAGACAGAGCTGGAGAAGGTCGGCTATAAGGAGCCCATCAACGTGAGTGTGGAGAAGTGGGAGCTACCAAACCTGCCGGAGGGGGGAGCAGGGCCGCTGATGGGGATGATGAGAGTTCAGGACTGGCTGGCAGAAATACCAGAAAag GTAAGCCTCCTTGACACAGCAGCAGGGGATTCTGGGATACCCGAGGATGCGTCCTCTGTAGCAGGGGTCTCTACGGTTGCATCATGGGAGGATGTAGAGGAGGCTGGACCATCCCAGGCTAAACGAGCCAGACTTCCCCAGCAGCCTCCAGCACAGGCCACACCTACTGCACAGCAGGCTGAGCTACAGGAGGGCCCACTGAAGAGGCAGAGAGCCGGGCTACTGAAGCACAAGGACTCACCAACTGCACAGCAGGCTGAGCTACAGGAGGGCCCACTGAAGTGGCTGAGAGCCATGCTACTGCAGCACAAGGACTCACCAACTGCACAGACATACCTCAAGGCCTACAGCTGCCTGGAGAGGGGGGAGGCCATGGTGACAAGAGGGGGGTaccaggagggggagggggtggagcACCTGCTGGAGGGGGTCATACTGATGGAGTTTGGGTTACATCAAGTTGTTAATACAATCCTGTATGACCAGTCCGGGCTGCACCTGGACAAAGCAAAGCTAAATCAACTCACTTCCACACAGCTCCAGGCTAACCCTAACAGCACCCCCTATCTGCTGATACAGGCACTGCAGCTACCTTGGGGACACAGCCGGCAGCAGGCCATAAACCATGTGATCGACGTTGTTCTACAGCATGGAGAAACAGACCCCATGTACAAATATCTGGCTTACATATACTTTACTTTAGGCTTTACAATATATCAGCCAACCAGACAACCAGCCCCAGCCCTATCTGCATATGCCAGTGCCCTTATGCACAAATCTGACCACCTGCTAACCCTGTACTTCACAGCAGATTGTTCCAGGGGTGTGTCTGTCCCACAGACCATCAGGCAGTTTCACCACTACATCCACACAGCTCCTACAGACCATCTCTGGGTGCCCTGGGCTCATTACCACCTGGTTACCCTGTACGGCCAGCAGGACCCATCTGTCCACAGGGACAGAATCCTGCACCACTACAACATGGCCCAGCAGGCTGACAGGAACAGGCTGCCTGTGTTTAACCCAGTCCCCATTTGGCTAACAGACAAAGCCAAGAGGGTGTATGAACAAGTCATGGCACAGCCTCACAAGTGA
- the LOC136446980 gene encoding uncharacterized protein, translated as MAEQQQPPDAQPPAVQPPAVQPPAVQPPAVQPPPVVQPPAAPVPALEVQWGRVYIRIYNEQLALGFGVAAGLGVGIAAFYFGNPDVALQAIRRAFERRDPDNPNQPANPQVGEGVREGSLLVPVIFYSQLGYQYFTSILNGPFLKACLQTELEKVGYKEPIDVSVEKWELPNLPEGGAGPLMGMMGEERVLGWLAELQISEKASIPSTAAGDSGIPEDVSSVAGVSTVASWEDLEEKAGRARLPQQPPAQATPTAQQAELQEGPLKRLRARLLQHKDSPTAQTRLKAYSCLERGEAMVTRGGYQEGEGVEHLLEGIILMEFVSPDEFNTILYNQSWLHLDKPKLNQLTSTQLQANPDSTPCLLLQALQLPDGHSRQQAIKHVIDVVLQHGETDPMHKHLAYLYCALGLTIWQTTKQPAPALSAYASALMYKSDHLPTLFYTAWCSIDVSVPQAIRQLHHYIHTAPTDHYWVPWAHYHLVILYGQQDPSVHRDRILHHYNMAQQADRNSLPVFPPVPSVLTDPARRVYEQVMAQPRK; from the exons ATGGCAGAACAGCAACAACCTCCAGATGCACAACCCCCTGCTGTACAACCACCTGCTGTACAACCACCTGCTGTACAACCACCTGCTGTACAACCACCACCTGTTGTACAACCACCTGCAGCACCTGTTCCAGCATTAGAGGTACAATGGGGCCGAGTTTACATCAGAATCTACAATGAACAGTTGGCTCTTGGGTTTGGGGTTGCAGCTGGATTGGGGGTCGGAATCGCTGCCTTCTATTTTGGAAACCCTGACGTTGCACTGCAGGCAATTCGCAGGGCTTTCGAGCGGAGGGACCCCGACAAccccaaccagccagccaacccacaggtgggggagggggtgcggGAAGGCTCCCTCCTGGTTCCTGTCATCTTCTACTCCCAGCTGGGCTACCAATACTTCACCTCCATCCTGAACGGCCCCTTCCTTAAGGCCTGCCTCCAGACAGAGCTGGAGAAGGTCGGCTATAAGGAGCCCATCGACGTGAGTGTGGAGAAGTGGGAGCTACCAAACCTGCCGGAGGGGGGAGCAGGGCCGCTGATGGGGATGATGGGGGAGGAGAGAGTTCTGGGCTGGCTGGCAGAACTGCAGATATCCGAGAAG GCAAGTATTCCCAGCACAGCAGCAGGGGATTCTGGGATACCCGAGGATGTGTCCTCTGTAGCAGGTGTCTCCACTGTTGCATCATGGGAGGATTTGGAAGAGAAGGCTGGACGAGCCAGACTTCCCCAGCAGCCTCCAGCACAGGCCACACCTACTGCACAGCAGGCTGAGCTACAGGAGGGCCCACTGAAGAGGCTGAGAGCCAGGCTACTGCAGCACAAGGACTCACCAACTGCACAGACACGGCTCAAGGCCTACAGCTGCCTGGAGAGGGGGGAGGCCATGGTGACAAGAGGGGGGTaccaggagggggagggggtggagcACCTGCTGGAGGGGATCATACTGATGGAGTTTGTGTCACCTGATGAGTTTAACACAATCCTGTATAACCAGTCCTGGCTGCACCTGGACAAACCAAAGCTGAATCAACTCACTTCCACACAGCTCCAGGCTAACCCCGACAGCACCCCCTGTCTGCTTCTGCAGGCACTGCAGCTTCCCGATGGACACAGCCGACAGCAGGCCATAAAGCATGTGATTGACGTTGTTCTACAGCATGGAGAAACGGACCCCATGCACAAACATCTAGCTTACCTATACTGTGCTTTAGGCCTCACAATATGGCAGACCACCAAACAACCAGCCCCAGCCCTATCTGCCTATGCCAGTGCCCTTATGTACAAATCTGACCACCTGCCAACCCTGTTCTACACAGCATGGTGTTCCATAGATGTGTCTGTCCCACAGGCTATCAGACAGCTTCACCACTACATCCACACAGCTCCTACAGACCATTACTGGGTGCCCTGGGCTCATTACCACCTGGTTATCCTGTACGGCCAGCAGGACCCATCTGTCCACAGGGACAGAATCCTGCACCACTACAACATGGCCCAGCAGGCTGACAGGAACAGCCTGCCTGTGTTTCCACCAGTTCCCAGTGTGCTAACAGACCCAGCCAGGAGGGTGTATGAACAAGTCATGGCACAGCCTCGCAAGTGA
- the LOC136446823 gene encoding di-N-acetylchitobiase-like, whose protein sequence is MRSWDVTAALVCLWAGVVAAEAAPPAPPCPCARPEWCLPVKTPPRKEVFVFAVKNDTWKHYDWDKVTTVVMFGFYSTELMCYAHSKGARVVLKGDVKAEDVAHLPDIRFRDDWVIKNVALMLKQHMDGINIDIEQPIPATDPARNGLTALVNETTWVFHAINNASQVTFDVAWSPDCIDGRCYDIVNIAKSCDFLFVMSYDERSQITGPCVASANSALETTLGGYEEYLKLGIPADQLVMGVPWYGYDYPCLGLSKDDICSIKKVPFRGAPCSDAAGRQVDYKDIMRLMRNSTRKWNDTFKSPYFNFQEGGQTHQMWFDDPVSLQYKYGWAVKQGLRGVGMWHGDTLDYTTSDPKVKEQTKQMWDCLPHYHKKN, encoded by the exons ATGCGGAGTTGGGACGTTACCGCGGCGTTGGTGTGTTTGTGGGCGGGGGTGGTCGCTGCCGAGGCCGCCCCGCCGGCGCCCCCCTGCCCCTGCGCCCGCCCGGAGTGGTGCCTGCCCGTGAAGACGCCGCCAAGGAAAGAG GTTTTTGTGTTTGCTGTGAAGAACGACACGTGGAAGCACTACGACTGGGACAAGGTGACCACGGTGGTTATGTTTGGGTTTTACAGCACCGAGCTGATGTGCTACGCCCACTCTAAGGGAGCCAGAGTCGTCCTGAAAG GTGATGTAAAAGCGGAAGACGTCGCACACCTGCCAGACATCCGTTTCCGTGACGACTGGGTGATAAAGAACGTGGCGCTCATGCTGAAGCAGCACATGGACGGGATAAACATCGACATCGAGCAACCAATTCCCGCGACAGACCCGGCCCGCAACGGCCTCACCGCGCTGGTCAACGAAACAACCTGGGTGTTCCACGCAATCAACAACGCATCACAG GTGACGTTTGACGTTGCCTGGTCGCCGGACTGTATCGACGGCCGTTGCTACGACATCGTGAACATCGCCAAGTCATGTGACTTCCTGTTCGTCATGTCGTACGACGAGCGTAGTCAGATTACCGGACCGTGCGTCGCGAGCGCAAACTCTGCGCTGGAGACAACGTTAGGAG GATATGAGGAGTACCTGAAGCTGGGCATCCCTGCAGACCAGCTTGTGATGGGCGTTCCCTGGTACGGTTACGACTATCCCTGCCTCGGGCTGTCTAAG gACGACATATGCAGCATTAAGAAGGTCCCTTTCCGAGGTGCCCCCTGCAGTGATGCCGCCGGCCGCCAGGTGGACTACAAGGACATCATGAGGCTGATGAGAAACTCTACAAGAAAGTGGAACGACACCTTCAAGTCTCCTTACTTCAACTTTCAG GAGGGAGGCCAGACCCACCAGATGTGGTTTGACGACCCTGTGAGTTTACAGTACAAGTACGGCTGGGCCGTGAAGCAGGGGTTACGCGGGGTCGGCATGTGGCATGGCGACACACTCGACTACACGACCTCCGACCCCAAGGTCAAGGAGCagaccaagcagatgtgggactGTCTTCCACACTACCACAAGAAAAATTAA